A single Chloracidobacterium sp. DNA region contains:
- a CDS encoding DUF2227 family putative metal-binding protein, with translation MPGGSKHDAITIDTVSTGDRDHIWRSVAADSNGDSQCGFLVWRPDVRARPRHDLASYSRWSVFRIIWFPYRHFFKHRSRFSHGLLFGALFRVIYFLGWQRYLRIWPP, from the coding sequence ATGCCAGGCGGATCAAAACACGACGCGATCACGATTGATACTGTCAGTACCGGCGACCGTGATCACATATGGCGGTCAGTAGCTGCCGATAGCAACGGCGACAGTCAGTGCGGCTTTCTTGTTTGGCGGCCTGATGTTCGGGCCCGACCTCGACACGATCTCGCGTCGTATTCACGCTGGTCAGTCTTTCGGATTATATGGTTTCCGTACCGTCATTTCTTCAAGCACCGCTCTCGCTTTTCGCACGGGCTGTTATTTGGAGCATTGTTTCGGGTTATCTATTTTCTCGGGTGGCAACGATACTTGCGTATCTGGCCGCCTTGA
- a CDS encoding UbiA family prenyltransferase, with protein MKGFWQKLQKTLAMIKFEHTLFALPFAFLGAVLAANGLPTWPQVLWITLAMVGARSAAMTFNRIIDRDIDAKNPRTAGREIPSGKLSVGFAWVFLYISIGLFLLASYSLNWLTFALSPVALIVVLGYSYAKRFTVFAHLLLGLALAISPSAAWIAVRGTLNDELPILLSLLVLMWTAGFDVMYACQDFEYDRRSGLHSIPARFGIANSLWIARLFHLQAFIVLMIVYLVSGLGWLALAGVIAVGVLLLYQHTLVRSNDLSRMNAAFFTTNAFVSVILLLTFGGAVFMAR; from the coding sequence ATGAAAGGCTTTTGGCAAAAACTGCAGAAGACGCTGGCGATGATCAAATTTGAGCATACGCTGTTCGCACTGCCGTTTGCTTTTTTGGGAGCGGTGCTCGCGGCAAACGGGCTTCCGACTTGGCCGCAAGTGTTGTGGATCACGCTAGCGATGGTCGGCGCGCGTTCGGCGGCGATGACGTTTAACCGCATTATCGATCGCGACATCGACGCCAAAAACCCGAGGACAGCGGGCCGCGAGATACCGTCGGGCAAGCTGTCGGTCGGCTTTGCGTGGGTGTTTCTATATATCTCGATCGGGCTGTTTCTGCTCGCTTCGTACTCGCTTAATTGGCTCACGTTTGCCCTGTCGCCGGTCGCTCTGATCGTGGTTTTGGGATATTCGTACGCCAAGCGCTTTACGGTATTTGCACATCTGCTGCTCGGGCTGGCACTTGCGATATCGCCGTCGGCGGCGTGGATCGCGGTACGCGGCACGCTTAATGACGAACTGCCGATCCTGCTATCCCTGCTTGTACTGATGTGGACGGCGGGATTTGACGTGATGTACGCGTGTCAGGATTTCGAGTATGACCGGCGCAGCGGATTGCATTCGATACCGGCACGGTTCGGCATCGCCAACTCGCTCTGGATCGCACGCCTATTTCATCTGCAGGCCTTTATCGTGCTGATGATCGTCTATTTGGTCAGCGGACTCGGATGGCTCGCACTCGCGGGCGTTATCGCGGTCGGCGTCCTCTTGCTGTACCAGCACACCCTCGTCCGTTCAAACGACCTGAGCCGTATGAACGCGGCATTCTTCACCACCAACGCATTCGTCAGCGTGATACTGCTGCTCACCTTTGGCGGAGCGGTGTTTATGGCCCGGTAG
- a CDS encoding GatB/YqeY domain-containing protein, with protein sequence MSLKETIISDLTAAMKAKDVDKLSTLRMVKANLMNRQIDKGSDLTDDEVLKTLHTLVKQRRDSIDSYEKAGRPELAAKEAAEIVHIEIYLPQSATADEIAAAVDAAVAETGASTMKDMGSVMKAAMVHLAGKSADGRMVSDAVKAKLA encoded by the coding sequence ATGAGCTTAAAAGAAACGATAATTTCCGACCTGACCGCCGCGATGAAGGCCAAGGACGTCGACAAACTCTCGACGCTTCGGATGGTCAAGGCCAATCTGATGAATCGCCAGATCGATAAGGGTAGCGACCTGACCGATGACGAAGTGCTAAAGACATTGCATACGCTAGTCAAGCAGCGTCGCGATTCGATCGACAGCTACGAAAAGGCCGGCCGCCCGGAACTCGCCGCCAAAGAAGCGGCCGAGATCGTCCATATTGAGATATATCTGCCGCAGTCGGCAACCGCTGACGAGATCGCCGCTGCCGTTGACGCCGCCGTCGCCGAGACCGGTGCTTCGACAATGAAAGATATGGGATCGGTGATGAAAGCCGCGATGGTACACCTCGCCGGCAAGTCCGCTGACGGCCGAATGGTCAGCGACGCGGTCAAGGCTAAGCTCGCGTAG
- a CDS encoding HU family DNA-binding protein codes for MARMTQTEIISSLAETTGCKKTDVKGMFDALAALATDEVKKNGEFTLPGFGKLVKATRKAREGRNPATGATIKIPAKTTVKFRLGKAMKDAVS; via the coding sequence ATGGCACGTATGACACAAACGGAAATCATCAGTAGCTTGGCTGAAACGACGGGATGCAAGAAGACCGACGTTAAGGGCATGTTTGACGCATTGGCAGCTTTGGCTACGGATGAAGTCAAAAAGAACGGCGAATTCACGCTGCCGGGCTTTGGCAAATTGGTCAAGGCAACCCGCAAGGCCCGCGAAGGCCGCAACCCTGCAACGGGAGCAACCATCAAGATCCCGGCGAAGACCACCGTTAAGTTCCGTCTGGGCAAAGCAATGAAAGACGCGGTCAGCTAA
- the rdgB gene encoding RdgB/HAM1 family non-canonical purine NTP pyrophosphatase, producing the protein MHITEPITRLTIATLNQGKLVEIKRLLAGMPIEILSLLSLTNPAEVEETGGTFAENAELKASQYAQMTGTYTLADDSGLEVAALGGRPGVHSARYGGAETGFDQKMAMILAELADSGSADRSARFVCSMAIADPSGRIVHRADGICSGRIAPQPCGNGGFGYDPIFVPDGHNGTFGELSAAVKHEISHRARALAEIMPFLRDNTAL; encoded by the coding sequence ATGCACATTACCGAACCGATCACCAGACTCACGATCGCCACGCTTAACCAGGGAAAGCTAGTTGAAATAAAGCGTCTATTGGCCGGAATGCCGATCGAGATACTAAGCCTGCTCAGTCTGACTAATCCGGCCGAAGTCGAGGAGACAGGTGGGACATTTGCCGAAAATGCGGAACTAAAGGCATCGCAGTACGCCCAGATGACCGGCACATATACGCTCGCGGACGACTCCGGACTTGAGGTCGCGGCACTCGGCGGACGGCCCGGCGTACACTCGGCACGGTACGGCGGGGCCGAGACGGGATTCGACCAAAAGATGGCTATGATCCTCGCCGAACTTGCCGATTCGGGCAGCGCGGATCGCAGTGCGAGATTTGTGTGTAGCATGGCCATCGCCGATCCCTCGGGCCGGATCGTGCACAGAGCCGACGGCATTTGCAGCGGCCGGATCGCTCCGCAACCGTGCGGAAATGGCGGTTTTGGCTACGATCCTATCTTCGTGCCCGACGGCCACAACGGCACATTCGGCGAGCTTTCGGCGGCCGTTAAACACGAAATCAGCCACCGAGCGCGCGCATTGGCCGAAATAATGCCGTTTTTACGCGATAATACGGCACTTTGA
- a CDS encoding ABC transporter permease produces MKFIFNLTIREIRSSWRRLLFFFLCIALGVGSVVALRSLIQNLTRAVGSDARALLTADIELSSTNDFSPAEIAKIEEVIGRSSIVEDRNETITTAMMVRPTDRMNTSLKFVELKGIEPPFPLVGQFTITGGQPFDFALLKDNGAVIAEILLEDLKVKVGDKLKIGEGEFTIRATFDEEPGGTNGFRLGSRVFIEKKAFDSAGITRNTGRIRRRILYRTADDPTDLVRQLRDALKGTTITTSSYREQQENMGEQFTRTENYLALTGLLILVLGGVGVWNVARAFVEQKRKTIAVLKCLGASGTRVISVYLLQILTLGLVGSLFGVVLAQAAMLLVKWRFADVMPAKMTYAVSFSTGFQGAVLGVLISLLFSALPLLQIRTIKPKLLLRDENNSSLNRLDRTKWIFGAVSVAGLLGLAVWQAGSFKVGAFFLAGLAVTSLILYSAATALTWLLRRVKPFSSFSMTQAINSLYRPGNQTRIILLAVGLGAFVVLAVQSMQANLVREFDFSRNQKLPSLFFVDIQKSQVDELRQLLADRTGEQPEIIPTVRARVAYVNGVAFDYTNREVRQQQGQIGREFAVTYREKLDENESVIAGQWWDASPADVPEVSLEEDMASRLQVTAGDSVTFDISGRKITARVANIRKLDLRNTRTAFIFVFRPGVLEKAPQSFAATVVKHMGATDRQRLQRDILERFPNVQIFDVADIIATVQRLIANFVLAISFVGSFVMLSGILILIGSIALTKSQRIYENAILKTLGAKRRVLAAILFVEYGLLGLLAGIIGAGFAVALSFAVSRFVMNIKWEFDPAALVLGVLVTAFLVMAVGVAASFDVLFRKPLGTLRSQ; encoded by the coding sequence ATGAAGTTTATTTTCAATCTGACAATTCGCGAGATCCGCTCGTCCTGGCGGCGCTTGCTGTTCTTTTTTCTGTGCATCGCGCTTGGGGTCGGCTCGGTCGTCGCTCTCCGATCGCTGATACAGAATCTGACAAGAGCGGTCGGTTCCGATGCCCGGGCGCTTCTGACCGCTGACATCGAACTGAGTTCGACCAATGATTTTTCGCCCGCCGAGATCGCCAAGATCGAGGAAGTCATCGGCAGATCCTCAATTGTCGAGGATCGAAACGAGACTATCACCACCGCGATGATGGTCCGGCCTACGGATCGAATGAACACATCGCTTAAGTTTGTAGAACTCAAAGGGATCGAACCGCCATTCCCGCTCGTCGGGCAGTTTACCATCACGGGCGGCCAGCCATTTGATTTTGCCCTGCTCAAGGACAATGGTGCGGTGATCGCCGAGATCTTGCTCGAGGATCTAAAGGTCAAAGTGGGCGACAAACTCAAGATCGGCGAGGGTGAATTTACCATTCGAGCGACATTTGACGAAGAACCGGGCGGAACCAACGGTTTCAGGCTCGGCAGCCGCGTCTTTATCGAAAAAAAGGCGTTTGACTCGGCGGGCATAACCCGTAATACCGGACGGATTCGCCGTCGAATTCTCTACCGCACCGCCGACGACCCGACCGATCTCGTCCGCCAACTCCGCGATGCACTCAAGGGCACGACCATCACCACCTCCTCGTACCGCGAACAGCAGGAGAATATGGGCGAGCAGTTCACACGTACTGAGAACTATCTCGCTCTGACCGGCCTTTTGATCCTGGTGCTTGGCGGTGTCGGCGTGTGGAATGTCGCACGAGCATTCGTCGAGCAAAAGCGAAAGACGATCGCCGTACTCAAGTGTCTTGGCGCAAGCGGCACGCGGGTCATCTCAGTCTATCTGCTCCAAATATTGACGTTGGGACTGGTCGGCAGTCTATTCGGCGTGGTTCTGGCACAGGCGGCGATGCTGCTCGTAAAATGGCGGTTTGCTGATGTAATGCCGGCAAAGATGACGTATGCCGTGAGCTTTTCGACCGGATTTCAGGGTGCGGTGCTCGGAGTTTTGATCTCGCTTTTATTTTCGGCACTGCCGCTGCTCCAGATCCGGACCATCAAGCCAAAGCTTCTGCTTCGTGACGAAAACAACTCGAGCCTGAACAGACTCGATCGGACAAAATGGATATTCGGCGCGGTTTCGGTGGCCGGCCTGCTCGGCCTCGCGGTGTGGCAAGCGGGATCCTTTAAGGTCGGCGCATTCTTTCTGGCCGGACTCGCGGTCACCTCTCTGATATTGTATTCCGCGGCGACGGCCCTGACCTGGCTTTTGCGGCGGGTCAAGCCATTTTCGTCATTCTCGATGACGCAGGCTATTAATTCGCTTTACCGTCCGGGCAACCAGACACGCATCATCCTTTTGGCGGTCGGCCTTGGTGCCTTTGTCGTTCTGGCGGTGCAGTCAATGCAGGCAAATCTCGTCCGCGAATTTGATTTTTCACGAAACCAGAAATTACCGAGCCTGTTTTTTGTCGATATCCAAAAGAGCCAGGTTGACGAACTTCGACAGCTTCTGGCCGATCGGACCGGCGAGCAACCGGAGATAATTCCGACCGTGCGGGCACGCGTGGCATACGTCAACGGCGTAGCATTTGACTATACAAACCGCGAGGTGCGGCAGCAGCAGGGCCAGATCGGACGCGAATTTGCAGTAACATACCGCGAAAAGCTGGATGAGAACGAGAGCGTCATTGCGGGTCAGTGGTGGGACGCGTCGCCGGCGGACGTGCCGGAGGTTTCCCTGGAGGAAGATATGGCATCGCGGTTGCAGGTCACTGCCGGTGACTCGGTCACCTTCGACATCTCGGGGCGCAAGATCACGGCACGTGTCGCGAATATACGGAAACTCGATCTTCGCAATACGCGGACCGCGTTCATCTTTGTCTTCCGTCCGGGTGTGCTCGAAAAGGCACCCCAGAGCTTTGCCGCAACCGTCGTCAAACATATGGGTGCGACCGACCGCCAGAGGCTTCAACGGGACATTCTCGAACGATTTCCGAACGTACAGATCTTCGACGTTGCCGACATCATCGCTACTGTTCAACGTCTGATCGCCAATTTTGTACTCGCGATCTCGTTCGTCGGCAGCTTTGTGATGCTCAGTGGCATTCTGATCCTGATCGGTTCGATCGCACTGACAAAATCGCAGCGGATATATGAGAACGCGATCCTCAAGACGCTCGGGGCAAAGCGGCGGGTTTTGGCGGCGATCTTATTTGTCGAATATGGCTTGCTTGGACTTTTGGCCGGGATCATCGGAGCCGGATTTGCGGTTGCACTGTCGTTTGCTGTCAGCCGATTTGTGATGAATATCAAATGGGAGTTTGATCCCGCGGCACTAGTGTTAGGTGTCTTGGTCACCGCATTTCTGGTAATGGCAGTCGGCGTGGCGGCGAGCTTTGACGTGCTGTTTCGCAAACCGCTCGGCACTTTGCGTTCGCAATAG
- a CDS encoding ABC transporter ATP-binding protein: MIQLKNVTKTVRSGSDDLTILDDVSMSIPDGQFVSITGASGSGKSTLLGLIAGLDEPTSGTIMVDDDEITAQTDDKLAQIRSEKIGFVFQSFHLIPSLTAYENILIPMEILGLKDARTRANKLLADVDLTNRGHHYPPELSGGEQQRVAIARAFANSPKYLLADEPTGNLDSKNGQHIFDLMTELHRQSDVTLVLVTHDHALAARAQRQIILRDGRVVSDELNGQGSGGAAE, translated from the coding sequence ATGATCCAACTAAAAAACGTCACCAAGACTGTTCGGTCAGGATCTGACGACCTGACAATTCTGGATGATGTATCGATGTCGATACCGGACGGACAGTTCGTTTCGATCACCGGTGCCTCGGGTAGCGGCAAATCAACATTGCTCGGGCTGATCGCCGGGCTCGATGAACCGACATCAGGGACCATTATGGTCGATGACGATGAGATCACCGCCCAAACCGACGACAAACTCGCACAAATTCGCAGCGAGAAGATCGGCTTTGTCTTTCAGTCATTTCATCTGATCCCGAGTCTGACGGCTTACGAAAATATTCTGATCCCGATGGAGATCCTCGGCCTCAAGGACGCTCGGACCCGTGCTAACAAGTTGCTTGCCGATGTCGATCTAACAAATCGCGGCCACCACTATCCGCCCGAACTCTCCGGCGGCGAACAGCAGCGTGTGGCCATCGCCAGGGCATTTGCCAATTCGCCTAAGTATCTTTTGGCGGATGAACCGACCGGTAATCTTGACTCTAAGAATGGTCAGCATATTTTTGATCTGATGACAGAACTTCACCGTCAGAGCGATGTGACGCTGGTGCTCGTCACCCACGATCACGCCCTCGCCGCGCGTGCACAACGCCAGATTATACTGCGCGACGGTCGGGTCGTCAGCGACGAACTCAACGGTCAAGGCAGCGGCGGAGCAGCGGAATGA
- a CDS encoding arylesterase — protein MLGVGCGSSGGQQNSAASAKPLATPQIRADRPKIVAFGDSLTAGFGLLEKESYPYLLQQKLAGDGYDFEVINAGVSGDTTLGGLERIDWVLEMENIKILILELGANDLMRGVPPAKVKTNLDTMIRKAKAKNVRILLCGMLAPPGGGTDYSKDFINVFPDLATEHKLDFLPFLLDGVAMKKELNQADGIHPNAEGEKLMTDNVYTALKPMLAK, from the coding sequence ATGCTTGGCGTTGGCTGCGGTTCGTCGGGCGGCCAGCAAAACTCGGCGGCATCGGCCAAGCCGCTCGCGACGCCGCAGATCAGGGCTGACCGGCCAAAAATAGTTGCCTTTGGCGACAGTCTGACAGCGGGTTTCGGTTTGCTTGAAAAAGAGTCTTATCCGTATCTGCTGCAGCAAAAGCTGGCGGGGGACGGTTACGATTTTGAAGTGATCAACGCCGGCGTGTCGGGCGACACAACGCTTGGCGGCCTCGAACGCATTGATTGGGTCCTGGAGATGGAAAATATTAAGATCCTCATCCTCGAACTTGGTGCAAACGATCTAATGCGAGGCGTGCCGCCGGCGAAGGTAAAGACCAATCTCGACACGATGATCCGTAAGGCAAAGGCGAAAAACGTGCGGATACTGCTCTGCGGAATGCTTGCCCCGCCCGGCGGCGGTACAGATTATTCCAAGGATTTTATTAATGTGTTTCCGGATCTAGCGACCGAGCATAAACTCGATTTTCTGCCGTTTCTGCTCGACGGTGTCGCGATGAAAAAAGAGCTGAATCAAGCTGACGGCATTCATCCCAACGCTGAGGGCGAAAAGCTGATGACTGACAATGTCTATACAGCTCTCAAACCAATGCTCGCAAAGTGA